Proteins encoded in a region of the Oncorhynchus keta strain PuntledgeMale-10-30-2019 chromosome 3, Oket_V2, whole genome shotgun sequence genome:
- the LOC118368064 gene encoding myoferlin-like isoform X1, with the protein MLRVVVESAKGLPKSKLGSTPDPIANIIFKDEKKKTKTIDSEVNPVWNEVLEFDLKGSVLDSSSYIDVIVKDYETIGKDKFLGSAKISLKDLATGQVKSFPCKDLALVNEKGQATGATVSLVIHYDPPANASPNPNDPQAGDAAGDSGRGEEGDEDIADAGQSPSAPGQPGNPNQRLVKKNRKLNRPLANKPQDFQIRVRILEGRQLPGNNIKPVVKVNVCGQTHRTRIKRGNNPFFDEMFFYNVNMLPSDLFDQYVSIRVYDSFSLRADSLMGEFKVDVGFIYDEPAHSVMRKWLLLNDPDESSSGARGYLKVSMFIVGAGDESLVEKRDINDDQDDIESNLLLPAGVTLRWVTLSLKVFRAEDIPQMDDAFIQSLKGMFGVDGDKKNLVDPFVEAHFAGKRLCTRVIEKNANPEWNQMLNLQVKFPSMCERIKLTVFDWDRLTRNDSIGTIYLNLAKIASSGGEVQDKHAGYGFSPSLEGKTGESEVGFLPAFGPCYINLYGSPREFTGLPDPYEELNYGKSEGVAYRGRILVELSTKLEGKADKTVEEIPSDDILVAQKYQRRRKYCLCVVFHSASMLQEPGEPIQFEVSIGNYGNKLDTTCKPLASTTQYSCAVFDGNHYYYLPWANAKPVVVITSFWEDISHRLDAVNIILYIAEHLQSNITAMKLAILAKVPENRLAEIWLRLVNQVIEDLSSLKVPELEGHSNLTSLDIQMKKLRDSTLQTIMEGAKSMREEATEIKDTLGDIEGWLDKLKQLAEEPQNSMPDVIIWMLRGEKRVAYSRIPAYQLLYSTYSEQACGQFCGRTRNVFMQYPMDKNKGLKVPVQIRVNMWLGLSADEKKFNNFSEGTFSVFAELYENQAYMLGKWGTTGLGLRYKCSDVTGKLKLKQENFIPPRGWEWEGDWFIDPEKGLLTEADAGHTEFMDEVFQNETRYPGGEWKPATEPYTDVNGEKTHTPEEIECPAGWSWGDEWTVDENRAVDEKGWEYGITIPPDDKPKSWVPAEKMYHVHRRRRVFRPRKRTSAAGTTTEKRDPGDPEGWEFSSLIGWKFHRQERSADTIRRRRWRRKMAPAGRLGASAIFKLEGALGVDVDEKKKDEVDASKLFGANTPTVSCSFDSSHLYHLRVYVYQARNLIAMDKDSFSDPYAHVSFLHMSKTTETIKATLNPTWDQTLIFQDVEIYGDPQNIAQYPPDVVLEFYDKDQVGKDELLGRSVCVPLVKLNPGMDQTPKLLWSPIIQKDQRAGEVLVAAELILKDKGNETELPLAPPKRAENLYMVPQGIRPVVQLMAIEILAWGLRNMKPYQLATVASPSLVVECGGEMVQSAVIKNMKKCPNFPGSVLFLKVLLPKEEMYTPPIVLKVIDHRPFGRKPVVGQCTIDTLEEFRCDPYIIQKSSMSSKMALMAAFPHDTRIDMEDRRPLLEAQHAEKEKETVDWWSKFYASIGDHEKCRPYLQKGYDTLKVYDKELENVPEFKQLTDFCNTFKLQRGKNEDEEDDPSVVGEFKGSFKVYPLSDDPGVAPPPRQFRELPESVPQECLVRIYVVRGIDLQPKDNNGQCDPYIKISLGKKSIEDRDNYLPNTTNPVFGRMFEMSCFLPQDKDLKISVYDYDLLTRDEKVGETVIDLENRFLSRFGSYCGLPQTYCISGINQWRDHLKPSQILQNLARLKGVPPPRSEDDGKALSFNGTQYTLAQFEANKEIHQHLGPADERISLHVLRTHGLVPEHVETRTLFSSFQPQLSQGCLQMWVDVFPKNMGLPGPPFDIVPRKAKKYFLRAVVWNTSDVILDETSITGERMSDIYVKGWMPGMEEDKQKTDVHYRSLDGDGNFNWRFVFGFEYLPAEQLCLVSKKEHFWSLDKTEFRIPPKLIVQIWDNDKFSLDDYLGTVELDLRKLTPPAKVSKTCNLSMMEEVMDARPPKSDLANSLFAQKSVRGWWPCVTEQDGKKVLGGKVEMTLEIVSEKEVDEKPAGKGRDEPNMNPKLDFPKRPDTSFFWFTNPCKTMKFIVWRRFKWLFIGLILLILVLLFVGILLYSLPNYISMKIVKPFK; encoded by the exons GTTTCTCGGCTCTGCAAAAATCTCACTGAAAGACCTTGCAACTGGTCAAGTCAAATCCTTTCCATGTAAAGATCTGGCTCTTGTCAATGAAAAGGGACAGGCTACTGGG GCCACGGTGAGCCTTGTTATTCATTATGATCCTCCAGCCAATGCCTCTCCAAATCCAAATGACCCACAGGCAGGAGATGCTGCAGGGGATTCTG GTAGAggtgaagagggggatgaggacaTCGCTGATGCAGGACAGAGTCCCTCTGCTCCTGGTCAGCCTGGGAACCCTAACCAAAGACTGGTCAAGAAAAACAGGAAATTGAACCGACCCCTGGCCAATAAACCTCAGGACTTTCAG ATCCGTGTCAGGATATTAGAGGGACGACAGCTCCCTGGGAATAACATCAAACCTGTTGTGAAGGTGAATGTTTGTGGACAGACTCACAGAACAAGGATCAAGCGGGGAAACAATCCCTTCTTTGATGAG ATGTTCTTTTACAACGTCAACATGTTACCATCGGACCTATTTGATCAGTATGTCAGCATTCGG GTGTACGACTCCTTCTCTCTGAGAGCTGACAGTCTCATGGGGGAGTTCAAG GTTGATGTTGGCTTCATCTATGATGAACCAG CTCACTCTGTAATGAGGAAGTGGCTCCTCCTGAATGACCCTGATGAATCCAGTTCGGGCGCCAGAGGGTACCTTAAAGTCAGCATGTTCATCGTTGGGGCGGGAGACGAATCACTG GTAGAGAAGAGGGACATTAATGATGACCAGGATGACATAGAGAGTAACCTGCTGCTGCCAGCAGGGGTTACACTGCGATGGGTCACCCTGTCTCTCAAAGTGTTCCGGGCCGAAGACATTCCCCAGA TGGATGATGCCTTTATCCAGTCATTGAAGGGGATGTTTGGAGTGGATGGGGACAAGAAGAATCTAGTGGATCCTTTTGTCGAGGCTCACTTCGCTGGCAAAAGG CTGTGCACCCGAGTAATTGAGAAGAATGCCAACCCAGAATGGAACCAAATGCTGAATCTTCAGgtcaag TTCCCCTCCATGTGTGAACGAATCAAACTGACCGTCTTTGATTG GGATCGCCTGACGAGGAATGACTCGATTGGCACCATATACTTGAATCTGGCCAAAATAGCATCCTCTGGTGGCGAAGTTCAAG ACAAACATGCAGGATATGGGTTCTCGCCATCACTTGAAG GGAAGACTGGGGAGTCTGAGGTGGGTTTCCTGCCCGCCTTTGGGCCTTGCTATATCAACCTGTATGGGAGTCCCAGAGAGTTCACTGGGCTTCCTGACCCCTACGAAGAGCTCAACTATGGCAAA AGTGAAGGGGTGGCCTATCGAGGAAGAATCCTGGTTGAGCTCTCAACTAAACTGGAAGGCAAGGCTGACAAGACTGTAGAAGAGATCCCTAGTGATGACATCTTGGTGGCCCAG AAATACCAGCGCAGGAGGAAGtactgtttgtgtgtagtgtTCCATAGTGCCAGCATGCTTCAGGAACCTGGCGAACCAATCCAGTTTGAGGTCAGCATTGGCAACTATGGCAACAAGCTGGACACTACCTGTAAACCACTGGCCTCCACTACCCAGTACAGCTGTGCTGTGTTTGATG GTAACCACTACTATTACCTGCCCTGGGCTAATGCCAAACCAGTGGTTGTCATTACATCATTCTGGGAGGACATCAGTCACCGTTTGGATGCAGTCAACATCATTCTGTACATAGCTGAACATCTG CAATCTAACATCACTGCGATGAAGTTGGCCATCTTGGCTAAAGTCCCCGAAAACCGTCTGGCTGAGATCTGGCTGAGGCTGGTAAATCAGGTGATCGAGGACCTCAGCAG TTTGAAAGTGCCAGAGCTGGAGGGCCACTCAAACCTGACCTCCCTGGACATCCAGATGAAGAAGCTAcgtgacagcaccctgcagaccaTCATGGAGGGGGCCAAGAGCATGAGAGAGGAGGCGACTGAGATCAAGGATACCCTGGGGGACATCGAGGGCTGGCTGGACAAACTGAAGCAGCTCGCTGAGGAG CCCCAGAACAGCATGCCTGATGTGATCATCTGGATGctgaggggggagaagagagtggCGTACAGCCGCATCCCAGCCTACCAGCTGCTCTACTCCACCTACAGCGAACAGGCCTGTGGACAGTTCTGTGGCAGGACCAGGAATGTCTTCATGCAGTACCCTATGGATAAAAACAAGGGTCTGAAGGTTCCAGTCCAGATCAGAGTCAACATGTGGCTGGGCCTGTCTGCAGACGAGAAAAAGTTCAACAATTTCTCAGAAGGGACGTTCAGTGTGTTTGCTGAATTG TATGAGAATCAGGCCTACATGCTGGGGAAGTGGGGAACTACCGGTCTGGGTTTACGCTACAAATGCTCTGATGTGACTGGCAAGCTGAAGCTGAAACAAGAGAACTTCATTCCCCCGCGAGGctgggagtgggagggagacTGGTTCATAGACCCAGAAAAGGG TCTGTTGACAGAGGCAGATGCGGGACACACTGAGTTCATGGATGAAGTCTTCCAGAATGAGACTCGCTACCCCGGGGGAGAGTGGAAGCCTGCCACTGAGCCCTACACTGACGTG AATGGGGAGAAGACCCACACACCAGAGGAAATAGAGTGTCCTGCAGGCTGGAGCTGGGGGGATGAGTGGACCGTAGATGAAAACAGGGCTGTGGACGAGAAAG GCTGGGAGTATGGAATCACCATCCCTCCAGATGACAAACCCAAGTCTTGGGTGCCAGCAGAGAAGATGTACCACGTCCACCGACGGAGGAGAGTATTCAGGCCCAGGAAGAGAACATCAGCTGCTGGTACAACCACTGAG AAGCGAGACCCAGGAGACCCAGAAGGCTGGgagttctcctctctgattggctGGAAGTTCCACAGGCAGGAGCGTTCAGCCGACACAATCCGACGCAGACGCTGGAGGAGGAAAATGGCCCCTGCTGGCCGCCTGGGGGCATCCGCCATATTCAAACTGGAGGGGGCGCTG GGGGTTGATGTAGATGAGAAAAAAAAGGATGAGGTTGATGCCTCCAAGCTCTTTGGTGCCAATACTCCTACTGTGTCCTGTTCGTTTGACA GCTCACACCTCTACCACCTTCGCGTCTACGTTTACCAGGCCAGGAACCTTATTGCCATGGACAAAGACAGCTTCTCGG ATCCATATGCCCATGTGTCCTTCCTGCACATGAGTAAAACCACAGAGACCATAAAAGCTACCCTGAACCCCACGTGGGACCAGACCCTGATCTTCCAGGATGTGGAGATCTACGGGGACCCGCAGAACATCGCCCAGTATCCCCCTGACGTGGTGCTGGAGTTCTATGACAAGGACCAGGTG GGGAAAGATGAGCTATTGGGCCGGAGCGTGTGTGTCCCCCTGGTGAAACTGAACCCCGGCATGGACCAGACCCCCAAACTGCTCTGGTCCCCCATCATACAGAAGGACCAGCGGGCTGGAGAGGTGCTGGTGGCTGCTGAGCTCATCCTGAAGGATAAG GGTAACGAGACGGAGCTCCCTCTGGCCCCTCCCAAGAGGGCGGAGAATCTGTACATGGTGCCTCAGGGGATACGGCCTGTGGTGCAGCTCATGGCTATTGAG atTCTGGCCTGGGGGTTGCGCAACATGAAGCCCTACCAGTTGGCCACTGTGGCCTCCCCTAGCCTTGTGGTAGAGTGTGGAGGGGAGATGGTCCAGTCTGCTGTCATCAAGAACATGAAGAAGTGCCCCAACTTTCCTGGATCTGTCCTCTTCCTTAAAGTG CTTCTTCCCAAAGAGGAGATGTACACACCTCCCATCGTGCTGAAGGTGATCGACCACAGACCATTTGGCAGGAAGCCAGTGGTTGGACAGTGTACCATAGACACTCTGGAGGAGTTTCGCTGTGACCCCTACATCATCCAGAAGTCATCCATGTCCTCCAAAA TGGCTTTGATGGCTGCTTTTCCTCACGACACCAGAATTGACATGGAAGACAGGAGGCCTCTGCTTGAAGCTCAG CATGCAGAGAAG GAGAAGGAGACAGTTGATTGGTGGAGTAAATTCTACGCTTCCATTGGAGATCATGAGAAGTGCCGTCCTTACCTTCAGAAAGGATATGACACTTTGAAG GTGTATGATAAGGAACTGGAGAATGTTCCTGAGTTCAAACAACTCACCGATTTCTGCAACACCTTCAAACTGCAGAGAGGCAAGAatgaagatgaggaggatgatCCATCCGTCGTTGGAGAATTCAAG GGCTCTTTTAAGGTGTACCCTCTATCAGACGACCCGGGTGTGGCTCCTCCTCCTCGCCAGTTCCGTGAACTGCCTGAAAGCGTGCCTCAGGAGTGCCTGGTCAGGATCTATGTGGTCAGAGGCATCGACCTGCAGCCCAAGGACAACAACGGTCAG TGTGATCCCTATATAAAGATTTCCCTGGGAAAGAAGTCAATTGAGGACCGAGATAACTACTTACCAAATACCACCAACCCTGTTTTTGGAAG AATGTTTGAGATGTCATGTTTTCTGCCTCAAGACAAAGACCTGAAGATCTCAGTGTATGACTATGATCTGCTGACCCGCGATGAGAAAGTGGGAGAGACAGTGATTGACCTGGAGAACCGCTTCCTGTCGCGTTTTGGCTCCTACTGTGGCCTGCCTCAGACATACTGCAT CTCTGGAATCAACCAATGGCGTGACCATTTGAAGCCCTCTCAGATCCTTCAGAACCTGGCCCGCCTCAAAGGCGTCCCTCCACCCAGGTCAGAAGATGATGGCAAAGCACTGTCATTCAATGGGACTCAGTACACCCTGGCTCAATTTG AGGCCAACAAAGAGATCCACCAGCACTTGGGTCCTGCCGACGAACGGATCTCTCTGCACGTGCTCAGAACACATGGACTGGTGCCTGAGCATGTGGAGACAAGGACACTGTTCAGCAGCTTCCAGCCCCAACTTTCTCAG GGATGCCTTCAAATGTGGGTGGATGTTTTCCCCAAAAACATGGGCCTTCCCGGACCTCCCTTCGACATTGTGCCACGCAAGGCCAAGAA GTATTTCCTGCGAGCTGTTGTCTGGAACACCTCTGATGTCATTCTGGACGAAACTAGTATTACTGGGGAGCGCATGAGTGATATCTACGTCAAAGG CTGGATGCCAGGTATGGAGGAGGACAAGCAGAAGACCGACGTCCACTACAGGTCTCTGGACGGAGACGGCAACTTCAACTGGAGGTTCGTCTTTGGCTTTGAATACCTGCCCGCTGAACAGCTGTGTCTGGTCTCCAAGAAG GAGCACTTCTGGAGTCTAGACAAAACAGAGTTCAGGATACCCCCCAAGTTGATTGTTCAAATTTGGGATAATGACAAGTTCTCATTGGATGACTACCTGG GCACGGTAGAGCTGGATCTCCGTAAACTTACCCCTCCGGCCAAGGTTTCAAAGACGTGCAACCTGAGTatgatggaggaggtgatggatgCACGACCACCCAAATCCGACCTGGCCAATTCACTGTTCGCTCAGAAGTCTGTCAGAGGCTGGTGGCCATGTGTCACTGAACAGGATGGGAAGAAAGTCCTTGGT GGGAAGGTTGAGATGACTCTGGAAATCGTGTCTGAGAAGGAAGTGGACGAAAAGCCTGCTGGGAAGGGCAGGGATGAACCCAACATGAACCCAAAGCTTGACTTCCCTAA GCGTCCGGACACGTCCTTCTTCTGGTTCACGAACCCCTGTAAGACCATGAAGTTCATTGTGTGGCGCAGATTCAAGTGGCTTTTCATTGGACTGATCCTACTGATTCTAGTGCTGCTCTTCGTCGGAATCCTGTTGTACTCTTTACCG AACTACATTTCAATGAAAATTGTGAAGCCATTCAAATGA